The DNA region aaaatataaaaaaaaaacttcatggcCAAGAATCCTCATTCTCTTTAATGTGCTCAATTTGAAACATAAAAACTAAAGTAATGAAACAAAATCTCATTGAGGGTTAAACACGCAACAATATATTATGTGGCCCATGAATGCATCATAAAGATATAGTTTCACTTCAACATTTGATCAAGCATACACATAACCTTAAACATCAACCTTTGCATGATTTAAATTATTCTGTTATGTCTTTTTCTTCCTATGACAAGTATTCACCGAACACAAaatctttaataatattttttttctaacacatATTAGAAATATTActaaaaacttttataaatattgtctatgaataaatgttactaatatattttcatgacattttatattttcatgacaTTTTATGTCGTTATAAAGGTTCTTaccaaacatatataaaaacaaaaactgacCATCAGACCATGCCTTACTTGCACATGAAAAATTATCGTGGGGAGAAAAGaacacaatgaaaaaaaaaatcttaattgaccAGCCATACCCAAGTGCCACGCTAAATTGTTAATCCTAATTCTGATCTTAGCTAAGCTGCACTTCAACCTTTGGTCTCTTCGTAATTTTATCAAAGCATCCCAAATTAACTCATGTCCAGCCATGTGAATAtacaaataaaactcaaatttaacCAAACCATTGAGGACCATTACCAAATCAAAATAGACTTTGGAAATTAACACGAAAAGTTGAAAATTGGTCACTGATAAAACTAAAGGAACATAACTAACAAAGTAAAACTCCTTTTGAAATGAACATTGTTCAAGAACAATTAGATCAAAGCTCAATGCAACACCAAGGATGCCACAAAACCCTCTTATTTCGAAACCTAACCTATATTAAGCCTCTACAGGAGCAACAAGAGCTCTCTCATTGTACCTCAATCCACTGTTGGCTGAAATCcaaccataataataatataaagcaCAAATTACAGAGGAACTAGTGATGTTTACTCAAGCATCATCAAGGGCAAGGACACCAGGGAGTTGCTTCCCCTCAAGAAGCTCTAAGCTGGCACCACCACCAGTGGAGATGTGGCTCATCTTGTCTGCAAGACCAACCTTCTCCACAGCGGCAACAGAGTCACCTCCTCCAATGATGGTCGTTACTCCCTTCCCACTCAGCTCTGCCAGTTTCTTGGCTATGGCCTGTGCAGAAAAAGGGTTTAGTCATCACTTACTCGCGATCAAGTacatcaaattatatataaaagttttaagattttaaaagcaTCAGAGAGCTTTTCATTAGTGCATGTAATGCTCTAAAGATTTATAGGTGCACATTTAAGAGCTTCTCAAAGAGTACTTTTACAAATATCTTTCAAAATATAGCAGATGaagtgatttattattttttttatcattcttacCTCTGTTCCTGTGGCAAACTTATCAAACTCAAAAACACCCATTGGTCCATTCCAAATGACGGTCTGGGTCTTATCCAATGCTTCACCAAATGTCTTGATGGAATCGGGACCAATATCTAATCCCATCCACCCGTCTGGGATGCTTGATGCTGGCACAGTCTGCAACCATATCAAACAAAGCTTTAAGTATCCcaaatattttgaaacaataCTAATCTACTATTGAGAACAAGATCATAATTTCATAAAGGTATTGAAAGTGTCATGTTAATATTTCCTTGATTAAATAATGCAACATAATTAACTGCATCCATAGAATGACAAATAGTGTATTTGCGGTACGTTAAAGATGATTAGCTATCCACATTCAAAGTAAAGCAACTCCAATCTGCTTTTGGATTTTCACATAAAATGCACAATTTTTTGTATGTTCACCAAGAAACGAAGCATTCCATAAACCCAACTCTAATGAAAAGCAGTACCTTGCTGTTAGCATCAGCAGCAAACTTGTCTGCTATGACCACATCAGTTGGAAGCAACAAAGAAACCCCTTTAGCCTTGGCCTTTTCGAGAAGTGTAGTTGCAAGGCTAAGCTTGTCTTCCTCCACAAGAGATGAACCAACTGAATAACCCTGAGCCTTGTAAAAGGTAAAGATCATTCCTCCACCAAGCAAGAGAACGTTAACTTTCTCCAACAAGGACTCAATAACTCCAATCTTGGAAGACACCTTTGACCCACCAACGATAGCAGCAAATGGTCTCTTGGGGTTTGACACAGCTCCAACTAGATAGTCAAGTTCCTGaaacaattaaacaaataacagaTGAATAAACTgcataaattacataaattaccCAACATTCATATAATGAAGCTAACAATTACTTCCTAGTTCCTACAAACCTTCTGCATAAGGAATCCTGCAACAGAGGGCTTCAAGTATTTGGCCACTCCTTCTGTAGAAGCATGAGCTCTGTGGGCAGTGCCGAAAGCATCATTCACGTAGAGATCAGCAAGAGAAGCCAACTTCTTTGCAAACTCAGGGTCATTCTTCTCTTCCTCCTTATAGAACCTCACATTCTCTAGAAGCAAAACACCACCTTCTGGAAGTTGTGCAACCAACTTCTCAACTTCCTCCCCAATAGAGTCATTTGCCATCGTAACCTATATCAAGAGAAAATGACAATGAATAAAGAGTAAATCCAGCAATAAAAAAGGAGGTGTCAGGAAtgccaaaacaaaacaaaaccaaatagAGAAGTTTATAAGGCACACCTCAATTCCGAGAAGTTGAGACAGCCTTGGCACAAGAGGCTTCAAACTGTATTTAGGTGTTACACCTTTAGGACGTCCCTGAAAACAGCATAGTCAAGGCAAAACCATTTTTCAAGTCACAACCACTCAAATCACACTCTATAACTAATACACCCAAAagcaaaagttaaataaaaaaaagaacgaTAACCCCACAACCACAACTATATTAGTTAGAAAACATTCGTTCAAACTGCTATTTTTTACAGATCTCACTAAATCAATCACAGTAAACCCAATTTCAATAGAAAGACATGCCACCCCAActgggataaaaaaaaaaaaaatcaaactcaaccataaaatgagaTCCCCTCATCTCATTGGAGACAAATGgacaaaaacaattataatagTAATAACCATCACTAttaatttcccttttttttctctttcagaTTCAAAtcctgaaaatataaaaatgttagtCAGTGAAAGACATCCTTTTCCCAGTTACTATCAATAAAACACACATACACATAGCCAATACCCAATCTAACAAAAACCCACAATAGTAACATAACATCAAATCCAACCAAAACACAAACCCAGATTCCAAATCATTCCTAGACTTAAACAAAACACACCCAGATACCTAAAAaccacattaaaaataaaatggtttATAAAGAACATACCAAGTGGCTAGAAAGGATCACTTTGGCTCCATGACCAGTTAAGTACTTGATGGTGGGAACAGCAGCACGGACTCTAGTGTCATCGGTGATGTTAAGGTTGTCATCCAAAGGCACGTTCAGATCGACCCTCACGAACACCCTCTTCCCTTTCAAATCACCCTCCTTCAACGTTCCCACGCTCCTCTTAGTCGCCATTTCTTCGCAAACCTGCACGCATCCGAGAAAGGGATCAGGACCCGGATGAGGAAACACAGAAAAGATTCAAACTTTAGGTGGCGAAACTCACAACAACGCAAACGGGTTTAGGGGGAATCTCGGTGTAGTGTGGCAACTGGTAAAGAGATCGATCAGGTTCAGGGAGTGAGGGAACTTTCTAGAAAGATTTATAGAGAGAGGTGGGTGGCACTCGTGTGAACGACACGTGTGAGAGGGTTGTGGCCTTTTTTTGGGATTAGCCCTGTTTGGGGAACCTTTTTTGCTGGGTGGCACGGTGGGCGCAGTGGAACTAGAATCTGTGGACCTGAGGGTAAGAGTTAAATGCCAGGCAAACATAGCATTGTCAGCATTGGTAAGAGCTAATTAATCTTTGTCAGAGGATGAATATTTCTCTCTTAGATTTATTTTGTACTAAAgaattaattagaatttatatcataaaacattttgattaaaaaatataaattactaaCACTTTTGTTTGACCGTTGTTTCAAGTGCGTTGTAAGTATTGTTAGCCGTACATTTTGCCCCCTTTTGAGTTCATTGTTTGATGAAATTTGAGACTCCCAAATAGGAGTGCATCTTAAAAAagtcatttattaaaaaaaacaattattgaaattatgataaattatatGTGAAAGTATTTCGCTATAGTatgtataaaaatcaaatttaggttttgtaaaaaaatgaatttaggtaatataaatttataacaattcaCACAAACCtttacttataatttattttttaaaatcttattctatacatttttataacaatttatcattaAGTTTTTATCTCTGAATATACCTTAAACTctaaatcttaaattttaaaccCTAAATTTTTGCTAATAGCAGTTTTCCTTCCCTCTCAATAAACATGACAAAAAGAAGACTTGGCAATGAATGCGGTTGATCACTTCAGCATAAGGATAAAGAGATGAATCCTCTTTATTGATGAGACTCAAAGTTGGCACGGAATCTGTTTCATAAATAATGTGAGTAAAACTAGAATTCCAAGCTAAAAGCAAACCTTGACGTTTTTCCGccggttttggttttggttttcttcttgtaattaaaaaataaaaattgatgtaaTTTAATCTACCCATTCCattccccaaaaaaaaaaataccgattttatattacaaattcaaatattcactcTAAAATAACGACTTTTTTGCTTTTCATTAAGgttcatgtttttattaaatatttcatctttttttaatatcttctaatattattatttaattttaattaacttaaagAATTCAATTAGAATATACATATGAATTGTTATGTATGATCAAATTATTCACTTTTGTAATAACTATTTTAAGAGTCCTATTTATGATATTGGTTgacaagtaaaaaaatttatataaattgtgcatcaaaataaaagtgttagtaagtttaatttcttatataaaaagttttacattatcaattattcaaaaatcataataaatatcatttcaagataataattataaaagtcaatataCAATAATTCATGATTAAACACGGTGTAAATACATTTAACACATTCAGTACGAAattagtaaagaaaaaaactttcGTTGTATAACCTATATATTCAAACTTTTTATAcagacatttaaaaaaaaatcagtaaatAGTTTATGTATGGAACGTGTAAAGAGTTTTTACAATATTATCGgatgataatttattaaattttataacaattaccttaaaattatatttatcatgaaaTTTTTAGGAGTCAAGagtctattattttttacatgtgCATCAAATTAAAATCGTATAAATTCATCTTATTATCACACCACATTAATTAATAGGATGATGTAGTAAAAACATCATCAAATATTATTAGATTCTTATGAAAAAAGTTATACTAattatgtatataaattaaattatgattattgattGTTATAGTTTAATTGGCATGGCATGACTTCCTGCTCATTTATcggtaatgaaaaaaatatatttggtttTACATTAAATGAATTCTAAGTTaatcttaatttatatttcaaatctaataaattatatcagattttttttactgcagaTATATTATAtcagattaatatatatatatatatatatatatatatatatatatatataatgatatattttgattgaaatatatttttataactcTATCAATTACAAAATCATCTCTTcaaattgtttatattttataaaataaatttgttttaatgatacatatatgtttaatatatattatattttatgaaaatattcatACAATATATAAACATCTAAAAATAAATCGAATAATATAGAAGATGTGCTCTATAAATAATCCAACAAGTATCAATTATTGAACTTCGAATCAAAATATTCATTGAGCAACCATTTGAAAGTTAATGCAAAAATAACATATCAAAACATTCCTACCAATGTGCTCCTGAATTGATGGttgaatattcttcatgataTCTGCATGGAGAGTATTCACCTGATTGATAAGGTGTCATATCTCCCATTGCTTGTCCTGAAATATGAGAGCATCCAACAAGTGACAGCAAAGAAAGTTCATGTTGGGTTGTTCATGTTGTTTACCAACCATTCAATACAAGGAgaggtatttttaattttctggtAGTTGTTGCTTCCAGACCCAGGACGTACCATTTATCAAATTGAGCAATAGGCAATGAATTATTGGCACTTAGCCACTTAAAGGCTGAAGCTGGAGAATAAACACCATCTCCTGAAGTCCCCCAAATAATCGTGTCTTCCATATTTTCAATGGTCATGTAACTTTGAATTTCTTTCTTAGCATCCATGGGGATAGGGGTTGCTAATCTTTCCAAATGCGACACCCCTCCTCCAATAGCGTAACATGTTTAAGAAAGggaattttcttaaatattaagaGAGAATGAGTGATTAGTCACactaaaaataatgtaacaaaaaacaaaaggtcacaataaaaataaagtaatttttggTAAAAATTTAACTGTcatgttaaaaattttaaatcctGAAAGTATTATTCTAGATAGGATTTAAATTACTCATTATTCAAAAATCAATCTTATAACATATTTACTTCGGTTTAAATTTAaggataattatttatattttaaagtttcctgaaaaattaataaatcatttttttaaaataaattgaatcaaatatgcacttaaaatatttttttagagaccctaattaaaaaaaaaaacattatatgtaAAAGACCGGCAATGAGGGATTGGGGAAATTCACAAAGGGATATTCCCTTCAGCATCTTTCTCTATATTCTTCTACGTTGAACtttgaactttttttctttcttttttttgacagattgaactttgaagttaacaaaaaagaaaatatagtgATTGTTATTAGCTGCTTTAATTATACGCAATTTGGTGTAGACTTACTCACTGACTGACTTTGGCCATGACGCAAGATCCTTAACATTATTTCTGTCGGCTTCTTAAAGGAGGAAATTTTAGCTAGGAGCTGGATATGATTATCATAGGTGGTACATGCAGGtggatttaaaatatttgataagttAGTCagaagttaattaaaatttgttagttgAAAACTAAAAGTTGTTAGTTGTTATGTTAGATTAGAAGTGCTTGATGTAAAATTAATGGTTGAATAATTTTCgaaatgtaataaaatataaaataatatgctTATATATGGATTAGTGTATGTAATTAGAGACTTGATACAATGTTTAAGATATATCTTggaatttcttttttatgtaaaGATATATCTTGGAACTTAGAGTCACtaaaatggaagaaaacaaaataatgtgtGAATGCTACAAAGGCCCAACGAGTTTGAATTGTTGGGTGATTTTTCAGATCAATGCCTTAAGAGCCCAATGAGGAAATAAATAAGGAATtttactaaataataaataatgcacACTGAACCTAGAAATGTCACGCTaataaagaaaattcaagccatCACAGCACTCGGAGAAGTCAAAACCCTTGAGCAGTTAAACATACATGACATGCCCATGCCTTTAAATTCTTCTTTGTTAACCTTACATTCCATTCCATGAAACAGTTAAACATCAATTATAGAAGGATCAATATTCTGATGATGGCACACCCATGATTGGCTAAAACCCACACAATagtatgaaaaaagaaaaaaggacatCACAAAGCAAGACACACATCAACACAATAGAAGATTAATATAAGTTATTGTTATTCAATGATATATAAGGGAGGAAATtacattaaatgaaaatttaactTTATGGCAAAAGCTTATAAAATCCTACACTAACAATCACAGCCTTGAATTGttcataaataacaaatattattttgctAGGTCTCTTTCTAATAGTCGAAAGCACATAAAGTTTTCACTGTTTAAAAAGTATGCCTGTTTGAGATTGTCTTGTTTATTTACAAATTGCGACATTAATTTTAGCTTAAATGTGAATTTAGTCCTTCTaagctcaattttttttctttcaattttggtTTCTCTAAGctcttttattcatttttagttcTGGCAagttcacatttttttcaattttaatccttataaaaaatttgttcatttttagtcTTTGTGAGTTTACAATTTTCCAATTTTAATCcctttaaatttctattttttcatttctagTGTTTGTAAATTCATGCTTTAagagattaaaattgaaaaaaaaaatacaagcttAAAAGGACTAACAAAAATTTAcaggaccaaaattaaaaaaaaaataagaacttaaaagaaaaattaagccttaattttaaatacaacCCAGCTGGGAGGTTTTAGAATCCCAATTCCTCAAACCACAAAAGAGGGTATGCGTGTAATTCTGACGCAGAAATGGAAGCCTCCCAACAGGTGCTGAAGAGAAGAATACTGAGCTACAGCTTGGACCGCCTGAAGATGACgtcaagaaaataaaactaaaaactttCCAAAATAGTGACAGAAAATGATGCCACGCATCATATAATAAATGATCAAGGAACAATGTAGCCacacaaaaaaatgaataaaatttatccTAAACTAAATATGAATCAGGAAAGGCATGGTTGTTAACATGTACCAAATCCCATAAAATGCCATTTGATGTTACTGGACGACTTTTATTGTGAGAAATGTGTTTCTCTTTTTGTAGTTCCAATTATATGTGGCAGGCCCGTGGTTTGAAAAAGATATGATGCTTCTTAATTTTGTGGCTTAGGAGCTTTGACAGAATATCAAAACAAGAGAACAATAGTTCAAGGCTGTGACATCTAGAATGCCAGTCAAAGATTATGCAgctcagtttttgttttttttttttctataactcATGGGATCCACTTCTTTTTCAATCATTCAATGCCTTCTTTTTAGTTGAACTCTTCCACTAAAAGGTCTAGATTCACGAGAATTCATTGGTGTCCATCTTCATTGACAAATTGTAAGTCATGTCATTGGATACAACCAGTGCCATCTCTCCAATGGCTAAACTAGAGGCACGCATGCAATGCCAACAAAACTTGGTTCATAATCAAGGATCAGGAGTGTGACATAGATAAAAGCAAAGTGCAAAAAGCTTCTGCCAGCAACTAAaagatttatttgaatttatggCTCTCAGCCAGGGTTTACAGTTACACGCAATTTATGTGTGAAGCCAATAATAACTCAAGCAAGATAAAATTTACACTAACAGACTTCGAAGGGTCCTACAACATATGCTCTTTTACAAGATTGACAACACTGACACCTGAGGATGGGAAAATTTTCCAAGATGAAAAGTGTCTTACACAGCGACTGGGACGGCTTCATCAAGAGCAAGGACTCCTGGAAGCTCTTTGCCTTCCAATAACTCCAAACTGGCACCACCACCAGTAGATATGTGGCTCATGACACTAGCAACTCCTACTTTCTCCACAGCTGCAACAGAATCTCCTCCTCCAATAATTGTGGTCACCCCCTTTCCACTGAGGTCAGCCAGCTTCTTTGCAATAGCCTGAAAGAAGGGTACAAAATGCAAATTAATTATGTACAGTGCACACATTTATCAGCCAAACAGAATGGAATATGCTGTAGTAACTGCAGATGACATTTGAATCATCCCTCATCTGACACGTGTATAAATGAACAAGCATGTAGTTTACAAGATGTGCAAATCACATTAGGAAGGTTAACCCCTACTGCATATCCCTCTGAGTATGCATCGCTTAGAGTggacattttttatattgacgGTGAACTTTGGTTTAACATAAAATTTGAATGGAATTTCATATGTGGGTGGGTGTTCTTGCATACATACCTCTGTACCAACAGCAAACTTGTCAAACTCAAACACTCCCATTGGTCCATTCCATATGATGGTTTGGGTAGTATCCAATGCTTCACTGAATGATTTAACAGAATCTGGACCAATATCCAATCCCATCCAGCCATCAGGGATGGCAGATGCTGGCACGACCTGAAAGGGTAAATGCAGAATTTAAGTTCTTGCTGCAAATGTTTCAGAATGAATGAAGATTCATATTACAAAGGACCTCCTtccatatcattaatatttcaAGTAGTTCAACCGACTGTGTCATCAGACCAATATCCTATCTAAAGGAGCTTAGAAAACAAACCTTGCTATTAGCATCAGGAGCAAATTTGTCTGCAATCACCACATCACTTGGTAACAAGAGAGACACCCCCTTTTCCTTGGCTTTTGCAAGTAGTGATGTAGCAAGATCCAACTTATCTTCTTCTACAAGGGATGAACCCACTGAAAGACCTTGTGCCTTGTAAAATGTGAAGATCATTCCTCCACCAAGAAGAAGGATGTCAACTTTTTCTAAAAGTGACTCAATCACTCCAATTTTAGATGAGACTTTGGAACCACCAACAATGGCAGCAAATGGCCTTTTGGGGTTTGATACTGCCCCAACAAGGTAATCAAGTTCCTAAAACATAAAGCATATATgtgaaaaatagttattatgaTATTGAtcaaatatacatataatttcaataaataaaaaaatgaaaaaatgacgTTTCCTTGAAGTGTAATAGACATTTGACATGAACTTTTATTTCACACCAAGTGATCAAACTTGGCAATATTATAAGATGACTTGCAATAAAAGTGATAGTAATGAAGTTCGGGAGCTTTATTGAGATAGTTTGCAGAACTTTTTGAGTTAACTGATGATAATAAAGTAGTAAACGAGAAGACACAAACACACCTTTTGCAAAAGAAAACCAGCAACAGATGGCTTCAGGTATTTAGTAACACCCTCTGTTGATGCATGTGCCCTGTGAGCAGTACCaaatgcatcattcacatacagaTCTGCCAGAGAGGCAAGCTTTTTTGCATGCTCGGGGTCATTCTTTTCTTCCTCCTTGTAAAACCTCACATTTTCTAGAAGGAGAACACCTCCATCTGGAAGAGAAGCCACCAACTTTTCTACTTCTGGACCAATACTGTCCTCGGCCTTGACAATCTGCAAATTATCCATATTCAAACACAAAAAAGACAATTCAAGGACATTGTAATTAACCACCAAAAATCACAATGTTCATAAAACGTCTCTCTTCCTACATATTCCTTGATGATCAACACATAAACATACCTGGATACCAATGAGCTCAGAAAGCCGGGGTACAAGAGGCGCCAAGCTGTATTTGGGAGTGACACCCTTCGGCCGCCCCTGGATATTTCATCAAAAGTTGCAACAATTCAGCTTACAGGGTCAAACCATAATAGTTAATGCAAATAT from Glycine soja cultivar W05 chromosome 8, ASM419377v2, whole genome shotgun sequence includes:
- the LOC114422078 gene encoding phosphoglycerate kinase, cytosolic-like — encoded protein: MASAASPTTFSLLHSATPSSSSTATSASPSPSRVQLTSSLRARPLRRLGFAAADPLLAASVAARVAAVRGGGKGARGVVSMAKKSVGDLSAADLKGKKVFVRADLNVPLDDNQNITDDTRIRAAIPTIKHLIQNGAKVILSSHLGRPKGVTPKYSLAPLVPRLSELIGIQIVKAEDSIGPEVEKLVASLPDGGVLLLENVRFYKEEEKNDPEHAKKLASLADLYVNDAFGTAHRAHASTEGVTKYLKPSVAGFLLQKELDYLVGAVSNPKRPFAAIVGGSKVSSKIGVIESLLEKVDILLLGGGMIFTFYKAQGLSVGSSLVEEDKLDLATSLLAKAKEKGVSLLLPSDVVIADKFAPDANSKVVPASAIPDGWMGLDIGPDSVKSFSEALDTTQTIIWNGPMGVFEFDKFAVGTEAIAKKLADLSGKGVTTIIGGGDSVAAVEKVGVASVMSHISTGGGASLELLEGKELPGVLALDEAVPVAV
- the LOC114422076 gene encoding phosphoglycerate kinase, cytosolic; this translates as MATKRSVGTLKEGDLKGKRVFVRVDLNVPLDDNLNITDDTRVRAAVPTIKYLTGHGAKVILSSHLGRPKGVTPKYSLKPLVPRLSQLLGIEVTMANDSIGEEVEKLVAQLPEGGVLLLENVRFYKEEEKNDPEFAKKLASLADLYVNDAFGTAHRAHASTEGVAKYLKPSVAGFLMQKELDYLVGAVSNPKRPFAAIVGGSKVSSKIGVIESLLEKVNVLLLGGGMIFTFYKAQGYSVGSSLVEEDKLSLATTLLEKAKAKGVSLLLPTDVVIADKFAADANSKTVPASSIPDGWMGLDIGPDSIKTFGEALDKTQTVIWNGPMGVFEFDKFATGTEAIAKKLAELSGKGVTTIIGGGDSVAAVEKVGLADKMSHISTGGGASLELLEGKQLPGVLALDDA